A stretch of Arachis hypogaea cultivar Tifrunner chromosome 15, arahy.Tifrunner.gnm2.J5K5, whole genome shotgun sequence DNA encodes these proteins:
- the LOC112750533 gene encoding uncharacterized protein isoform X1: MFWKETCPGESDDRFSPWFASYVQNQCNEIVDPGLQSLSWGPSNKATSYPIYKVNGYTFHTLARSKGKKTDNTGVFVKGDIGSGKSDWFGVLEDILELEYTGSDYNRVVLFKCQWYDPSRPNGTRIHNDYKITEVNHSKRYRHYDPFIVAQKAKQVYFLPYPGNCKSMWRVVVNTKPRGRIEINHVHVEEDEEENDVAYQADESNPSRISDTEPPISLKSPFGEDPIVELSIGSSSGANKNKDDDVADFDDDIDF, encoded by the exons AT GTTTTGGAAAGAAACTTGTCCTGGAGAAAGCGATGACCGATTTTCCCCTTGGTTTGCATCATAT GTTCAAAATCAATGTAATGAAATTGTTGATCCTGGTTTGCAATCACTTTCTTGGGGTCCTTCAAACAAAGCAACAAGTTATCCAATTTATAAAGTAAATGGATATACATTTCATACCCTTGCAAggtcaaaaggaaaaaaaactgaTAACACCGGTGTGTTTGTTAAAGGTGATATAGGCAGCGGGAAAAGTGATTGGTTTGGAGTATTAGAAGATATACTCGAACTTGAATACACTGGTAGTGACTATAATCGAGTTGTTTTATTCAAATGTCAATGGTATGATCCAAGTCGTCCAAATGGAACACGTATTCATAATGACTACAAAATAACTGAAGTCAACCATAGTAAAAGATATCGCCACTATGATCCTTTCATTGTCGCCCAAAAAGCTAAACAAGTTTACTTCTTACCTTATCCTGGAAATTGCAAGTCTATGTGGCGTGTTGTTGTAAATACTAAACCAAGAGGTCGAATTGAAATCAATCATGTACATGTAGAGGAGGATGAGGAAGAGAATGATGTAGCTTATCAAGCGGATGAGAGCAATCCTTCTAGGATTTCTGACACCGAGCCTCCTATCAGTCTTAAGTCTCCATTTGGAGAGGACCCCATTGTCGAATTGTCCATCGGCTCTAGTTCTGGggctaataaaaataaagatgatgATGTTGCAGACtttgatgatgatattgatttTTAA